TTGCCGTCCCCGTTGAAGTCGTCCACCACCGCCGCGCGGGGCGTGTTTCCGACGGCGAAGCGCTGGTCCGTCTCAAACCCGCCGTTGCCCCGGCCCCGGACCACGGCCACCGCCTTCATGCCCGCGTCCGCCGTCACCAGGTCCAGCATGCCGTCGCGGTTCATGTCCGCGGCGACAAGGCCGAAGGGCTGCCAGCCCCCGCCAAAAAACTTCGGCGCGCCGAAGCCCCACGCGCCGTCGCCCTGGAAAAAGGCGAACACGCCCAGGGAGCCGCCCGTGCCCGCGTCGAAGAGCAGCGCGGCCAGGTCGGTTTTGCCGTCGCGGTTGAAGTCGCCCAAAACCAGGCGCGTGGGCGGCTGGCCCAGGGGCTGCCGCAGCTCCGGGGCGAAGGCCCCCCCGCCCTGGTTCAGCAGGATGGAGAGGTCCGCGCTGCCCGTGTTCGACACCACCAGATCGGGCAGGCCGTCCCCGTTCAGGTCGCCCGCCGCCGCCATGCGCGGCGCCGTGCCGCAGGGCAGGCCCACCGCGCCGGCCAGGCCCGCGCCCGTGTTCATCAGCAGGGACAGGTTGTCCGAGTCCCGGTTCGCCGTGATGATGTCCGGCTGGCCGTCCCCGTCCACGTCCGCCGCGGTCACCCAGCGCGGCCCCGCCCCGCAGGCCACCCGCACCGGCGCCTCAAACGAGGCGCCGCCCAGCCCCGCCAGCACCGTCACCGTGTCCGACCCGCTGTCCGCCGTCACCACGTCCGGGCGCCCGTCGCCGGTCACGTCCGCCACGGCCACCCCGCGCGGCACCGAGCCGCTCACCAGGTTCACAGGCACCGCCGCCTCAAAAGCGCCGTCCCCCTTCGCGATCAGCACCGCCACATGGGACAGGGGTTCAACGGTGACCACCAGGTCGGGCGCGCCGTCCCCGTTCAGGTCGGCGGCGTGCAGCGCGCTCGGCGCGTCCAGCAGCGCGTAATTCACCGCCGCCTTGAAGCCGCCCGCGTCGTCGGCAATCAGCACCGAGACGTTTTTCGTGTCCGGGTTGACTGCGGCGACATCCGGCCTGCCGTCCCGGTTAAAATCCGCCACCACCGCGTCCGTCGTCTCCCCCGCCACCTCGTACACCAGACGGCTCTGGAACAGGCGCAGGTCCGAGTTGGTCAGCGGGCCGAAGGCCACCTCGTTCAGCGGGCAGCCCGAGAGCGGCAGCATCGCCAGGACCGCGCACACCGCGGCCGCCGCGCGGCGCAAGTGGCATGGCCGTCCCTGTCTGAACATGCGGGCAAAAAATGATGTCATGGCGCGGCCTCCCATGTCGGTGCCCCGGCGCGCCGGGGCCTTTCGGGCACAACTTCCCCCAAGTATACCCCAAGCCGGTCAAAGCGTCACGGAAAAACCGGCGAGCCATGGGCAAACGCGTTTAATGCCACTGTGTTCCATTGTTGTTTTTTTCTTGCTCTTGCTCTTTATCTTGCTCTTGCTCTACTCCTGTTCGCCACGGATGAGGAAGGCCGGATTCGGTTGTGGTTTTTGGGTGGGGGCAAGATAAAGAGCGGGAGCAAGAGCAGGAAAAACCGCTCACGCCAATCTGCCAGACTGTCACGTCGCCGCGATTTTGACACGTTTGCCCTGCCGGGACCCGCCCCGTCAGCCCCGGTGCAGCGAGTGGCCGATGCCCATGGCCCTGCGGCACGCCTCCACCGTCTCCAGCGCCACCGGCGTCACCCGCCGCGCGTTCTCGCGGAGAAAGTCCTCCACCGACGCCGGGTCGTTCGACGGGTCGTTGTACCGCTCGATGATCGGCGCGTTGAACGCCGCGCAGTGCTCCGCGACGGTCTTCTTCAGCCCGCCGTAGAACTTGCCCCCCTTCCGGTACTCCGCCAAAAACTCCAGATAGGTTTCACGCGGCGCCAGCAGGTCCAGCAGCCGGTACAGCACCCCGACCCCGGCGGGCATTTTCGGGATGACCACCTCCGGGTCGTCGCTGTCCGTGTCCAGCGGCGCGGGCTCCGTCGTCGTCGGCACCGCCTTGATCTTCCGCAGCACCGCCGCCGCGTCGTCCAGCAGGTCCAGCGTGTTGTTGTCGCTCTTCCCCATCTTCGCCGTGCCGTCCAGGCCCGGCAGGCGCAGCGCGTCCCGGCTGATGGGCCGGGGAATGTGCAGGGTCTCGCCGAAACGGCTGTTGAACCGCGCCGCCAGGTCCATCGCCATCTCCAGGTGCTGCCGCTGGTCCTCGCCCACCGGCACCACGTCCGCCTTCACGATCAAAATGTCCGCCGCCATCAGCACGGGGTAGCCCAGCAGCCCGTAGGACAGCGGGTTCCCCTCGGACTTCGGGTCCTCCTGAAGCTTCGTCAGCTTGTCCTTGTACGTCGTGCCCCGCTCCAGAAAGCCGATGTTGGTGATCATCCCCAGCAGCAGGCTCAGCTCCGCCGTGCAGGGCAGGTCGCTCTGCCGGTATATCACCGACTTGTACGGGTCCAGACCGCACGCCACATAGGTCCGCAGCATGTTCAGCGTGTTGCCGTAAAAGTCCTGCCGGTCCGTCACCGTCGTCAGCGCGTGGTAGTCCGCTATGAAATAGTAGCAGGTGGCCTTGTCCTCCTCCTGCAGCCGGATGAAGTGCCGGATCGCGCCGAAATAG
The genomic region above belongs to Candidatus Hydrogenedentota bacterium and contains:
- the trpS gene encoding tryptophan--tRNA ligase, which produces MTAKREVILSGIRPTGRLHYGNYFGAIRHFIRLQEEDKATCYYFIADYHALTTVTDRQDFYGNTLNMLRTYVACGLDPYKSVIYRQSDLPCTAELSLLLGMITNIGFLERGTTYKDKLTKLQEDPKSEGNPLSYGLLGYPVLMAADILIVKADVVPVGEDQRQHLEMAMDLAARFNSRFGETLHIPRPISRDALRLPGLDGTAKMGKSDNNTLDLLDDAAAVLRKIKAVPTTTEPAPLDTDSDDPEVVIPKMPAGVGVLYRLLDLLAPRETYLEFLAEYRKGGKFYGGLKKTVAEHCAAFNAPIIERYNDPSNDPASVEDFLRENARRVTPVALETVEACRRAMGIGHSLHRG
- a CDS encoding VCBS repeat-containing protein — protein: MTSFFARMFRQGRPCHLRRAAAAVCAVLAMLPLSGCPLNEVAFGPLTNSDLRLFQSRLVYEVAGETTDAVVADFNRDGRPDVAAVNPDTKNVSVLIADDAGGFKAAVNYALLDAPSALHAADLNGDGAPDLVVTVEPLSHVAVLIAKGDGAFEAAVPVNLVSGSVPRGVAVADVTGDGRPDVVTADSGSDTVTVLAGLGGASFEAPVRVACGAGPRWVTAADVDGDGQPDIITANRDSDNLSLLMNTGAGLAGAVGLPCGTAPRMAAAGDLNGDGLPDLVVSNTGSADLSILLNQGGGAFAPELRQPLGQPPTRLVLGDFNRDGKTDLAALLFDAGTGGSLGVFAFFQGDGAWGFGAPKFFGGGWQPFGLVAADMNRDGMLDLVTADAGMKAVAVVRGRGNGGFETDQRFAVGNTPRAAVVDDFNGDGKADLVVANMDSNNLMLLTGDGAGGFTRQPAALPVFGKPRSLVSGDLNGDGKPDLVASILEQKALTVYLGTGNGLFILASPVTVLSPGSIYMSQVRSMALADLNGDGKLDLVTGNSNADTVSVMLGKGNGTFEPPNEMKAANYPIGLTLADINRDGKLDIVFISRNDPDQANDAAEPRVVRMLGNGDGTFDTASIQRYTTGAGPSDLAVGDYSGGGVPDAATVHTANDSIFRLDGSGDGKFKAGARLNVGESPVSVLLADLGGDGLADLITTHLDGYAVVRYSRGGGQFEAPRHFLAGDGATTSVLRDVNGDGVPDLIILNKGTSDVSVLLGKR